The DNA sequence ctCTAAcatttcttcacaatttcatgcacagccaaaaaaaaaaaggtattgaGGTTTACCCTCCTCaatatattaaagaaaaatttatatgtgttttctttttGACACTGTTTTGAAGGTACGCTAAAatctctgaatatatatatatttctagatTCATTTGCtcgtaatatttatattattgtacttatatatatactcaatgttatatatgcatgattaagtgaaaatttattaattattaatttctatcatgttaaaaaaaaattcaattgtTTCATTCTCATATAGCGAGCTTATTTCTATAGAATAAGGTGTAACTTCTAACAAATTATCTTCAAATATTCAAGTTGGAATCTTCCTAACTcaatcacatttttttttctctatgaaAGCATACAAGTGTGTGGCAGTCGGTGGAGACCCAATCTAATAACGACCAACTCATGTAGAGTTTTTTGTTGTTTCCATGGAGCTACATAGCctccctattttttttttccaagaaacTCGAAAACATTAATGATTGGAATTGTCTTTTTTGCCATTATGAACACACTCACGCTCATATACGCCTCTATTTTGTCGCTATATTTTGGACATCGCTTGACTCAAgtattgtttttattattatttttttaatcaaactCAACTGTATCGTACTCTTATTTCCTCTTTCATTTGGTCAATATTTTTGTTAATATTATTTGTTGGTTTTATGGTATCAATAAAAGTCGTTTTTATTCAATATCCAATTGAAAATTgcatggaaaaaaaaaacaaaaaagaaagcaaAGCAAAGATAAAGTCTAATTTGAATTATTAGGTTATAATTTATTGATTTTCTATTGATGATATCGTTTAAAGTGTTTGTAGTACACTTGCCTACCGAGTAAACTACATTATGGAACACTcctatacataatttttttttaatctaaattattacttttagtaatgaaatatatatatttatagtttaaaattgtaaaaatacataaaccacaaaaaataaaaataaaaatggagtaatataactttaagaaaattttaaccaGATTAAAAAATCTTGATATCAATATATAATAGTGATCATGATTACAATAGAAGTGATTTGTTTATCTTTTTGGTTTacgttaataaattattatgtatttactttttttcttttaatttttttttttgtactctttattatattattttttttcgttATTATCTTTTAGAATTATTAAGGGGAGGGAGAAAATACCAAAGGACTAGCTCTAATGCCTTTTGACATCATATCATGATTTTTCAAACAGAATCATGTACGACCTATGTGAATTTGTTTCTTAATCTTCcttctttcaatttttaataatttattagctttttattatattattctcaTTTAATTATCTTTAagtttactaaaaaataaataggtaatcaacaaataattatacttatagttgataataattaagggaaatttgattttctataattaaaaattttaatttttttttaaatcaataCATTTTAAACTACAAAAATATGCcacttttttcaaaaccccaaaaataccccacTCATAACTCAAACCCTTTCTCTCTCCTCCCTCAAACTATCTGCATCTATCTCTCTCACCCTCTCGCATCCCTTTCTCTCGACCGCACCACCACCTTCGACCACCATCTCCGACCACTTCTGACCCAAACGCACCACCACGgctcacctccaccacctccgaccaactccgacccagcccccctctctcggacccagccccactctcttcctctctctttgaAATCGAAAAAAAAACCCCACaatccgatggtcggaccatggggtccgatggggtccggtCAAATATTATAATGTGCGCAATTATTTAGTATCAGTAATAGttcaaaaatacaattttattgGGCAAATGTTCAAGGgagaaaaaaataacaatttattaccattataataatttaagttaTACCATAACCATAAAATTCACCATGAATTTCAATAGTAGtaaaattacttttttatatAGAGCAGTAAAATTACTTTAAATAATAATGATGGGGGATTGTAGCCTCaagtataaaatatatattttttaaaaaaacttatgagaaatattaaaaaatatataaaattctttaaatatATGCGATTCTCAATTGTCATAAAAACCGCGCAAAGCGCGGTAATGTTtcctaattttatatataatcatgatacGAAACTTAACTAACCTTTAGATTGTTTGTCTGCCATGAAATTAAATTGCTTTTTCAAATATAATGATAATAgatatagtaatatatatatactagcaaaaattacgtgcgaggcacgcaTACTAAATTTTAAGCTagttttttttctatgttatttgaaagtgatacaattaaaaattaaagaaaaagtattattagttattaggtgagattattattatgtgtatttaaatattatagtttataatgttgtcaattaaaagtgaataccgaatgcaatatattagtgtttaagaaagcttgatgatttaaatatgttcttaagttaatccaaaaataaattaaaaattgatgttccaatacttaaagaaacattacttaaatgggtgtaagataaaaagaaaattaaaaatcaatctctaaattgttgataattgaagatagtatttgtctaaaaattgtagataagaaaactaatgatagtcattggtggatttcaatcttcatttgcttcgatagagacaatagtgtaatttttgtattttgcacttttcattctagccgggtccgcatatatctggattgtccattttttcgttgataaattgaatatggtagtgtcgacaaaaagtgaaaaccatgtttaacaaaaagtgatagtattctataacaaaatactattaaattatttgaatttaaattattttaaaatactatgttttattaaaataaaactctatacgattaaaatttcatatttatctttattcaaaaagaaaaaaaaattgataaaaaaaaagaaaaaaaagagaaaagtttctattattattatctctactgcctttctagatgtgaataatggtttcttctttattttttgtatattgtgtttgcaacatatatgtaaattattatgtaaattatttgttagctgtaaactttgttgggttttttttgccattgatgcttggttttgtgaactttgataaaagtcacgtttcttttttattattattattacttatatattttgttattaagttgtgaagaagaaaaaagagaagtgcGGATTGGAATATTATGTGTGATTCCATGAGAATGTCTAAATTGTAATAGGTaaaggaatacaataaataattataaaaaacccAATCGTTGATgtacaacaacaaaaatataatcgtatttttttttgatttaataggatttattttattatatataaataaaaagtgacccatgaatttctcataaactattttatttataataataaatcattttatttttaatataaataaaaagtcacccatgaattttttataaaccaagaattctgttatataagaTAGATATATCTgacgaataaaaaaaaaagaaatttgtatgatttaatttgttttaatttattgtgataAGATTCTAATCTTTTTTCTGGTGAAATAAATAATTCTttctgaaaaattccaaatgagGGACTGTAAATTATGAGGTGTTGTTAGCTTTtatatttacatttattttatgaattggatggttgtgtcttttgaatTGTTGTAATGTTTGAAATTATTCATAGTAATGGAGAGATATAACTTTTggcaatttattatatatttttaacttttggCAATTTAAATTTcacaaaaggaaaagagaaaagaaaagaaaattgcgGCTGTTTGAAACAGGCTACCCCTTGGCTTGGGCCGCTTAGCAACCTTAGGTTTTAACTTGAACACCGCTTTTAAACCCTCACTTCCAACTTTGCTTAGGGTTTACTTCCATGAATAATCTCAAGCTTTACTCCGAGGTCTCACTGTGCCTGGAGTTGCACTCCAACGAAGGAGAGATCATAACCTTCTCTGCATTCGATGTTGAGCGCAATCGATTGTTCTTCGCTTCTTCTGCTAATTCCATTTATACCACTCATCTTTCTTCCTTCCAGGTTCtacttttttcttaaatttgacACTCTCTATctatttctataaaaatattggTATTAATCGCTACTTCTGATTAGCATAAACAATACTTGTATAATGGTTAGTGGAATTTTTGTGTGTGTAGAATGAGGGAGCATGGAGGAAAACCATGTTGCCGGTGGAAGTTGATCAAATTGAATTGGAGGATGGTGACTGCATCACTTCCTTTGATTATGTTATGGAGAAAGAGGCTTTGCTATTGGGAACTCAGAGTGGACTAATGCTGTTGCATAATGTCGATGGTAAATTCACAGAAGTTGTTGGTCAAGTTGAGGGTGGTGTAAAATGCATTTCACCCAGTCCAGATGGAGATTTGCTCTGCATAGTTACTGGGTTTGAGCAGATGCTAGTGATGACTCATGACTGGGATTTGTTGTATGAGACTTCACTTAGAGATCTTCCGGATGGTGTTGACATCCGTAAGGACTTATTTCCTTTATTCctcgttttttttttgtttacacTTACAATTCACTTTTATAATGATTGGTTTGGCCAATGCTCTGATCTGCATATAAGGAAAATTAAACACCACTTTTGAttttattacttaatttaagataCATGATACCTGTACATGACTGGAGTTTGTGAACACTGTTAGATTTGGACACGGGCATTCATAGGTTatgcatcattttttttttcttcacaataTATCATATTTAGAGAGGcaaattaaattatacaaaAGCCTATAATAGGTTGTGTTTTTGTTTCCTTTCTATGTGCTATTCTCATTGGACATACCCACCATATAATAATTGGTGGTGTCATTGTTTTAATGCCATTACTTCTCAAGAAATCAAGAgtgcttttattattattattgttgtgatAACCTTTTTTTACCTTTTACAGTATATTACTATATAACCAATTTATTTGTTGTGAAACTTGGATTTTGAAGCCACTTTAAAGCATGTTAAAAGCATGTTCGACTTCCAATATTTGGCTTTTGTAATTTGACCCCTGTTcccatttttcttcttttttttactaagaactttaacatgtattgAATAAATTCTGCAATTTGCTAATTACTGTGGACTACTATTGTCTCAGATGTTGAGCCAAACGTTTCTTCTAGAAATGAGTTTAGCAGCCTCATCTCTTGGCGGGGTGATGGGAAGTACTTTGGCACACTTACTAATGAGTCGGATTCAACTTCTTTGCTTAAGAGGCTGAAAGTTTGGGAGCGAGATTCAGGGGTAGTGCATGCTGCTTCAGAACCAAAGCTATTCATGGGACCTGTTTTGGATTGGATGCCCAGTGGAGCAAAAATTGCATCTGTCTATGACAGAAAAGCAGAAAATGAATGTCCTTCAATTGTGTTTTATGAGAAGAATGGGTTAGAAAGAAGCTTGTTTAGCATTAATGAGGAagtaaattcaaaaatagaaatgCTTAAGTGGAATTGTAACTCAGATCTTCTTGCTGCTTTAGTCAGATGTGAAAATTATGACTGTATCAAGGTCTGGTTTTTCAGTAACAATCATTGGTATTTAAAACATGAGATTAGGTACTCAAGGGAGGATAAAGTGTGCTTCATGTGGGATCCAGTGAAGCAACTACAGTTAATTTGTTGGACTCTTGGCGGCCAAGTCACACTGTATAATTTCAACTGGAGTACAGCTGTTATGGAGGACTCAACTGCACTAGTTATTGACGGCTCCAAAATACTTGTAACCCCACTTTCTTTATCTCTCATGCCGCCTCCTATGTATTTATTCAGCCTTAAGTTTCCCTCTGCTGTTCGAGACTTGGCTTTTTATTCCAGGAATTTTAAAAATTGCTTGGCTGCTTCTCTGTCAAATGGTTGCTTGTGTGTTGTTGAGTTTCCTTCAAATGGTACTTGGGAAGAGCTAGAAGGCAAGGAATTCAACATTGAATCTTCCATATCTGATATGCCACTTGGGTCATTTATACACTTAACATGGTTGGATTCGCATAGAGTCCTTGCCGTTTCTCATTATGGATTTAGTCACAGTAACGTTTCCCATGGATCACTGAATGAGGACCGGCTTCTTGGCCATTGTTTGCTGGAAATTGAGCTTGTCTGCTCTGAGGATAATGTGCCAGGTTCAGTGACGTGCTCAGGATGGCATGCAAATGTGTCCAATCAACTATCTCTAGAAGAGGTGGTTGTTGGTATTGCTCCCAATTATTCAACAAAGTCTTCagcttttattcaattttacggTGGAAAGATATATGAACATGTACCAAAGTTGGGTATCTTTCCTGGGGCTATGAAATATGATGGGGCTATGAAATATGATGATCGAAGTTTCTCATCATCTTGTCCTTGGATGAGTGTGGTTCCAGTTGGAAACACTGGACCTTTGATATTTGGACTTGATGAAGTTGGTAGGCTGCATATCAGTGGAAAGATATTATGCAACAACTGTAGTAGTTTCTCATTTTACTCAAATTTGGCTGACCAAGTAATGACACATTTGATTCTTTCGACCAAGCAGGACTTTGTTTTTATTGTTGACTTATATGACATCTTGCATGGAGACCTAGAGGAGAAGTACACGAATTTTATCCATGTAAATAAAAGGAGAGAGGAGGATAATGTAAACTTTATAAATATATGGGAGAGAGGTGCCAAAATTGCTGGCGTTCTGCATGGTGATGAAGCAGCTGTCATATTACAAACAACTAGGGGAAACTTGGAATGTATTTACCCAAGAAAATTGGTCCTGTTATCAATTTGCAATGCATTAGTCAACCAGCGCTTTAAAGATGCACTGCTCATGCTGAGGCGGCACAGAATTGATTTTAATGTCATTGTTGATTATTGTAGTTGGCAATTATTTCTGCAATCAGCTTCAGAGTTTGTCAAGCAGGTTAACAATTTGAGTTACATAACTGAGTTTGTGTGTGCCTTaaagaatgaaaatataatggaaacattatataaaaaatttaattgtcAGCCTTTCTTCAAAGAAGATAGAGAAGTGCAAGCTAGATATCCAATAGGTTCTGATTCTACGAGTAAGGTTTCCTCCATCTTGAGGGCCATAAGGGTGGCTCTGGAGGATAGCTTACCTGAGAGTCCTGCTAGAGAACTTTGCATTTTAACAACCCTAGCTCGTAGTGATCCTCCTGCCCTTGAAGAAGCTTTGGAGAGAATAAAATTTATCCGTGAAATGGAATTATTAGGTTCTGATGACCCACGGAGAACTTCTTATCCCTCTGCTGAAGAGGCCTTAAAGCATCTGTTATGGCTGTCTGATTCTGAGCCTGTTTTTGAAGCTGCTTTAGGCCTTTATGATTTGAATCTTGCTGCTATTGTTGCATTAAACTCCCAGCGGGACCCTAAAGAATTTCTTCCTTTTCTTCAAGAACTGGAGCGTTTGCCACTTAACCTAATGTGTTATAATATTGACCTTAAGCTGTGTAGGTTTGATAAGGCTCTCAAGCACATTATCTCTGCAGGGGATGCTTATTATGCAGATTGTATGAACCTTATGAAGCTAAATCCTCAACTTTTTCCATTGGGACTTAAGCTGATATCTGACCCTGCCAAGAAGAAACAGATCCTTGAGGCTTGGGGTGATCACCTTAGTGATGAGAAACACAATGAGGATGCTGCTGCAACGTATCTATGTTGTTCAAGTTTGGAGAAGGCTTTGAAGTCCTATCGTGCTTGTGGTAACTGGAGTGGGGTGCTTACAATTGCTGGACTCCTTAAACTTGGAAGGGAAGAGATACTTCAGTTGGCTCACGAGCTTTGTGAAGAACTTCAAGCTCTTGGTAAACCTGGGGAAGCTGCCCAAATTGCACTTGAATACTGTGGAGATGTTAGCAGTggaattaatttgttaattagtgCTAGAGAATGGGAAGAGGCATTAAGGGTTGCTGTAATGCACAATAGACAGGAATTGATCTCAGAAGTTAAAAGTGCATCATTGGATTGTGCAAGTGTGCTTATTGGTGAATATGAGGAAGGTCTGGAGAAAGTAGGAAAGTACTTGGCTCGATATTTAGCTGTTCGACAAAGGAGATTACTTCTTGCTGCGAAGATCCAGTCAGAGGAACAGGCAATGACTGATCTTGATGACGATACAGCTTCAGAAGCTAGCAGTAACTTCAGTGGAATGAGTGCTTACACTACAGGGTATGTCTTCTGCATTTTGAGTGAAATTACTTCCCCATGATTTTTCGTTTCATTGCTTTTGTTCAGTTTTGTTTTCTGATTGTTAAGATTGTTTACCCACCCTTCAAGTTCTTGTTAATTCATCCTACATTTttgttattgtgtttttttccCCTTTCCCTTTCAACATCTTTGAATTGTTGGAGATCATGCCTTATCAATTCCTTCTGTCTATGCTAGACAGATGTGATCAATGATAATGATTATTCGTTTGTGTGAATTGAAAGGAGAGTTCTCTCACGAACTTTTTTAGATAGGGTGGGTTACATTTCTATCAACTCATGTTTTGCCTTACCCATCTGCTGTGCAGGTCAAGGAGTAGCCGTGTCACTTCTGTCAGCTCAAGTGCAACTAGCAAGGCAAGAGACACCAGGCGtcagagaaagagaggaaaaattCGTCCTGGCAGGTattttatttgtataattattatttgggtttttgtttttttgcctTCATCATGGTTGTTTGTGATAATCTGTTTCTACTTTGAAATTGTAGTGCTGGGGAGGAGATGGCTTTGGTGGAGCATTTGAAGGGCATGTGTCCAACAGTTGGTGCAAAGCGTGAGTTGAAATCGTTGTTGCTCTGCCTTGCGATGCTTGGAGAGGTGGAAATCGCAAGAAAGCTGCAACGTGCTGGTGAAAACTTTCAACTGTCTCAATTGGCAGCAGTGAGTTTAGCTGAAGATACTGTGACAAATGATATCATGGACGAGTATGCACATACATTGGAGCATTACACACAAAAGATGAGAGGTGAAGTGCAAAGTTCTGAAGCTTTCTTTTGGCGGTGTAAAGTATTCCCTTCTCCTTAAGaggtaaatataaataattaaatatagccGACGAATTTCAACCTGTTCTTCCTTGTAttttttgtttcccaaaattcagcCTAATTCTTCTCTTTGCAACTGCACAATTACTTTGTCAATTCATTATAGACATACATAATCTTAATTGTTTGAAATGTTCTTGTCATTTTATCAATTTCTTACTGTTGTGTTATTGTGTATAGGCAAGACTTCCTATGATGGATTATGTTTGTGCTCCTACAGCTGAGTGGAATATGATGGATTTCAGTTTAGAAAAAGGAGGTTTAGTATTTACAGTAGTTGAAATTTTTGTCTgttgtaataatattttggtAAAAGATAAAATGATGTAgcctttttgttgtttttctCCTTTTCGTTATAAGAATTTTTGTCTCATCTTTTTGTCGGCAATTATTTTTGGGGATGAGACTTGAGCAGaagattaaaaataacaaataggAAAAGGCAAATGTTTTACAACGATGAGGATAGGCTTAAATCATAGTAGGCAATCGGAAAGGTGATGAGCATTCTATTTCGTATTTTCTTTCAGGGAAGGAAATAATTAGTGGGGCAATCTCCATAGGTGTATTATTTTGGTGTTTTGCTCTAAAAAATGGCGTGGAATTTTTGCTCTTAGAGAACACCAATTCAATGAAGAGCTCGAAACTTTTattcttaaaaagaaaaagggatAATTGcggtaaaaatatttaaaaacttAAGATTGATCAGATTAGTCTCTAATTTCGAAAATTGGGGCTAATAATATTTAAGGTTACTATTTTCGTTGCTCGGTTAATCTCTCTTTTTGACTTATCCATTAATTTCATTCCTCAGTTTATTTGTTGAAGGGTCTAGTAACTCTTTGTGGGTAGCCATGCTACTTTGAATTAGTTTggtctcttcttcttttccttttgTCAAGGGATCTTGCTCAAGATGATGTTTACCTCTTAGTCACTATAGACTAGAAGTATGAGAGCAGACTAATATTGGATGGGGCTAGCCAGAGTAAGAATAGGTGACCAGCCACATTGAGGCATTGTCTGGCCATTTGGAGGAGGCTATAGTCGGCCAATTTGTTGACTCTATGGCTAGCCAACTTACCAATTGTGATATAATTGTGATATTTCAGTTGACCCCTTTAAACCCCTTTGCATGTATGAACTCCGAGGAAAGTGCAACAATGATGAATGTCCTTGGCAGCATGTCATGGACAAGTGTAGTGAAATTATATCTCACGATCAGAATAATGATTCTGATACTGATGGTATGCAgttactttttatatataaatatatgtacttTGAAAGTAGTTTTTGTCTGtcctattttttctttttttggcaaTGTTTTCTCATACTGCCTAGTTCAATTTATATTACTTCTAaaatatttattgtgatgcagcAAAAGTTCCCAAGTACTATGATGTTATGATGTCCCCAACATATCTAGTTGGCTTAGATACCCTGAAAGCTGATCTGAACTCATACCAATCTGTTTTAGCATGGAGAAATAGTCATTGCTGGCAGAAATGTTTCAGTTTATCCTTAACATTATCAAGTTTGTTGTCAAATGGTTTGCCTGCACATGGGCCTCTCGCACATGGTAGTGATGGCCGCATAGAAGTCTGTGGAAGCTGGAGTAGGCAATCGTCATATATTCTGAGTAGAACTAGCAGAATGGTTTGTGTATTAATTCTGTTCCTCTTTCCTTATTTTAACCCAGATATCTATTCTTCTTTTTTGTTTCTTGTTTGTTGCATTTTATCTATGTGTTATCAGTTTACACTTTACATGATAAGTGCGATTTTTAGAACTTCTTTTTATAGGTtacatgtgatttttttttttgcatcatTGTAATCTTGCATATCTGTTTACTGTCCTTCACAAAAATTGAATACATGTTTAGTGAATTATCTTCTTGGTTGTATTCACGCAAACTTTGGTCTTTCTATTATCTGTTATTTAGTTTGAAACTATTCTTGGGTCATTTGTGTGGTTGTAAAACACTTTATAAAAGAAATTTGATGCTAATAGCAACTACAATCTTATTAGTGCATCTTATAATTAAGGAATAAATAACTTGATTGATTTAGGATTTAGAAACACTAAAAATTTGGGATCAATTATCTGTTTTCGTGAACACAAACTCGTTCCAGTACAATTGCTTGGGATGTTCTCATTATTGGTTTGATTTTGGTTAATAGACGAGGTCTCTGATAAAATTGTGTGGTGAGCTTTATTGGCGCTTCCTGTTTTGAATCCCCCTATTTTCAAGTTTTTAGATTCATACAAGAGAAGtatttttctttgtttgttCTCTGATCACTATCTCTGGATGTGCTAATTTTTTTCTTGGCATGATGTATGCTTAGAGTGAACACAAACAGTATTTGACTGATAATGAGCAAGCCCTGGAAACGgctattttaattttcaatcagGAGGTAGACAAATTTGAAGCTGTGAAAGAGGTAATTTATTTAGTGTTCGTTTTTAGGATTTTATCTGCATCATAACTCGTAAGTCTATAGAATCACCTTCAGAAGCTTCACTACTTATCATTTTAAGTTGAGTTTTGCAGGCTCTTCACATTATATCTCGGGCTCTGGAGGCTGATCCAAGATCTATATCTCTCTGGATATTCCATTTTCTTATTTACTATAGTAGTGTGAAGTCTACTGGGAATGATGACCTGTTCTCTTATGCGGTATGTTATTTCATGATTCCTATTGTTTAGAATCTTGTGTGGTCAGAGTACTCCATGTTTGGCGACAGCTCTATGATGTTGTAGGTTTTTTTCAAaaactttattttctacttttcaGTTGCTTTTTGCGGTTAATCTCATATATCTGTAATGATAGGAAACAGTTGTCTGTATACCTGTTAATACTGACTGATTCTTCTACATCTCTGATTATCACATCCGAATTTCTATTGAGTGATCAAATCTTTTTGAGAGGAGGGGGTTGTTGGGGTGTGAATTTGGTATCATGGATTGACATAGTTATTTGAGATTTTTTCTTAGGTGAAATGATTTATGCTAATATTTCCTTTGCAAGCATATATTTCCATCTATCTTTTTTACTATCTTGTTTTAAGTTACAGTATTGTTCACAGTATCCGAAGTTGGGTTTCATCAGTTTACATTTGCATGTAGTTTTAAATTTCAAAGGGGTTCTCTTTCTAGGAATTTACACtgtaaaaacacaaaaaataatatgttaGAACAGTGAGAAAAGTAGAAAGTTGACATTTATGCTGACACCATTTTCTGAGAATTCAGATAGCAATGTAGCAGAGCTCCATGTGCCAGCTTTGTTATTCTTTTGCtgtcaattttatattttttgttgttgcatTGGAGCTTGGAGGCATGTTATGTTTAGATATGCCTTCCCCATTTCATTCAATACCCGGAATTGAAACTTCTCTGTGGAACACTTCTTTTCCTGTTCTCAGGTCAAATACAATCAAGGATCTTATGAACTCTGGCTTATGTATATCAACAGCTGCACACATATTGATGATCGGTTA is a window from the Cannabis sativa cultivar Pink pepper isolate KNU-18-1 chromosome 1, ASM2916894v1, whole genome shotgun sequence genome containing:
- the LOC115705537 gene encoding elongator complex protein 1 encodes the protein MNNLKLYSEVSLCLELHSNEGEIITFSAFDVERNRLFFASSANSIYTTHLSSFQNEGAWRKTMLPVEVDQIELEDGDCITSFDYVMEKEALLLGTQSGLMLLHNVDGKFTEVVGQVEGGVKCISPSPDGDLLCIVTGFEQMLVMTHDWDLLYETSLRDLPDGVDIHVEPNVSSRNEFSSLISWRGDGKYFGTLTNESDSTSLLKRLKVWERDSGVVHAASEPKLFMGPVLDWMPSGAKIASVYDRKAENECPSIVFYEKNGLERSLFSINEEVNSKIEMLKWNCNSDLLAALVRCENYDCIKVWFFSNNHWYLKHEIRYSREDKVCFMWDPVKQLQLICWTLGGQVTLYNFNWSTAVMEDSTALVIDGSKILVTPLSLSLMPPPMYLFSLKFPSAVRDLAFYSRNFKNCLAASLSNGCLCVVEFPSNGTWEELEGKEFNIESSISDMPLGSFIHLTWLDSHRVLAVSHYGFSHSNVSHGSLNEDRLLGHCLLEIELVCSEDNVPGSVTCSGWHANVSNQLSLEEVVVGIAPNYSTKSSAFIQFYGGKIYEHVPKLGIFPGAMKYDGAMKYDDRSFSSSCPWMSVVPVGNTGPLIFGLDEVGRLHISGKILCNNCSSFSFYSNLADQVMTHLILSTKQDFVFIVDLYDILHGDLEEKYTNFIHVNKRREEDNVNFINIWERGAKIAGVLHGDEAAVILQTTRGNLECIYPRKLVLLSICNALVNQRFKDALLMLRRHRIDFNVIVDYCSWQLFLQSASEFVKQVNNLSYITEFVCALKNENIMETLYKKFNCQPFFKEDREVQARYPIGSDSTSKVSSILRAIRVALEDSLPESPARELCILTTLARSDPPALEEALERIKFIREMELLGSDDPRRTSYPSAEEALKHLLWLSDSEPVFEAALGLYDLNLAAIVALNSQRDPKEFLPFLQELERLPLNLMCYNIDLKLCRFDKALKHIISAGDAYYADCMNLMKLNPQLFPLGLKLISDPAKKKQILEAWGDHLSDEKHNEDAAATYLCCSSLEKALKSYRACGNWSGVLTIAGLLKLGREEILQLAHELCEELQALGKPGEAAQIALEYCGDVSSGINLLISAREWEEALRVAVMHNRQELISEVKSASLDCASVLIGEYEEGLEKVGKYLARYLAVRQRRLLLAAKIQSEEQAMTDLDDDTASEASSNFSGMSAYTTGSRSSRVTSVSSSATSKARDTRRQRKRGKIRPGSAGEEMALVEHLKGMCPTVGAKRELKSLLLCLAMLGEVEIARKLQRAGENFQLSQLAAVSLAEDTVTNDIMDEYAHTLEHYTQKMRGEVQSSEAFFWRCKVFPSP